A single Oncorhynchus nerka isolate Pitt River linkage group LG10, Oner_Uvic_2.0, whole genome shotgun sequence DNA region contains:
- the LOC115136063 gene encoding small ribosomal subunit protein uS3 → MAVQISKKRKFVADGIFKAELNEFLTRELAEDGYSGVEVRVTPTRTEIIILATRTQNVLGEKGRRIRELTAVVQKRFGFPEGSVELYAEKVATRGLCAIAQAESLRYKLLGGLAVRRACYGVLRFIMESGSKGCEVVVSGKLRGQRAKSMKFVDGLMIHSGDPVNYYVDTAVRHVLLRQGVLGIKVKIMLPWDPSGKIGPKKPLPDHVSIVEPKDEQVPSTPISEQKGAKPEAAVVAPATPVPTA, encoded by the exons ATGGCGGTGCAAATTTCCAAGAAGAGAAAG TTTGTCGCTGATGGTATCTTCAAAGCTGAACTGAACGAGTTCCTCACAAGAGAGCTGGCTGAGGATGGCTACTCAGGTGTGGAGGTTCGTGTCACCCCAACTAGAACTGAAATCATCATCTTGGCTACCAG GACACAAAACGTGCTTGGTGAGAAGGGGCGTCGTATACGTGAGCTGACTGCAGTGGTCCAGAAGAGGTTTGGCTTCCCCGAGGGCAGTGTGGAG CTGTATGCTGAGAAGGTTGCCACTCGTGGTCTTTGCGCCATTGCCCAGGCAGAGTCTCTGCGCTACAAGCTTCTCGGGGGTCTCGCTGTCCGCAG GGCCTGCTATGGTGTCCTACGGTTCATCATGGAGAGCGGGTCCAAGGGTTGCGAGGTGGTGGTGTCTGGAAAGCTCAGGGGCCAGAGGGCCAAGTCCATGAAGTTCGTGGATGGCCTCATGATCCACAGTGGAGACCCCGTTAACTACTACGTCGACACCGCTGTCCGCCACGTGCTCCTCCGCCAAG GTGTGCTGGGGATTAAGGTGAAAATCATGCTGCCCTGGGATCCCAGCGGTAAGATTGGCCCCAAGAAACCTCTCCCTGACCACGTGAGCATCGTGGAGCCCAAGGACGAGCAGGTCCCCTCAACGCCCATCTCTGAGCAGAAGGGAGCCAAGCCGGAGGCCGCTGTCGTCGCACCTGCCACACCCGTCCCAACAGCATAA